In a single window of the Rhopalosiphum padi isolate XX-2018 chromosome 1, ASM2088224v1, whole genome shotgun sequence genome:
- the LOC132932044 gene encoding protein hunchback — MFLENEHQPIISHSQYDLARPLEHHHHHHHLNHHATSNHLQSSTDHLQDDSEGRSSASSPTSSYRDLSGCEDFDLKIPKPSGPGSGTGGNNNNNSHNNNNNNNNKEQKPKKHKCKHCGLECTEKVQYWKHIRTHIKPEQLLECPNCEFATDLKHHYEYHLLNHTGAKPFTCPDCDYKCVSKSMLQSHLKSHSNVFQFQCYDCGYASKYMHSLKQHLKKRDHRPATPLNPDGTPNPDIVIDVVGNRRGPRQNKKQNRHNPYQQQHQQQPPQSMTVCSSQDDGGSSSGGHPSPYSMQQLLQMPSSGCAQVSYPTSAESFMYSMITKRSMEMVDYQAAEYMAIKNNNNNNNSSSVDDKMDIQQHHHHHHQQQQHNHNHHHKRGHQYHPDDVVSAELAGGSGSGGDRTPEPQQAPALTVVDLSPPPALIVESGPLNLSKDSVAPRAAGSSRRKGIACKLERPAAESQPKSMPVPVVMVPTPPVVPMDCCKSDSRGTAENISPPIKEEFYQHYHQQQQQQQLQTSSSSTPEKEDKEDETHVCHHCDIIFKENIMYSMHMGFHSFRDPFACNLCGEITADKFSFFAHIARVPHS, encoded by the coding sequence ATGTTTTTGGAAAACGAACACCAGCCAATTATTAGCCATTCGCAGTACGACCTCGCACGTCCGCTTGAACACCATCACCATCATCATCACCTCAACCATCACGCCACCTCCAATCATCTCCAATCGAGCACCGATCACCTGCAAGACGACTCGGAAGGTCGAAGCTCGGCCAGCTCTCCGACGTCCAGCTATCGCGACCTATCCGGGTGCGAAGATTTTGACCTGAAAATCCCGAAACCGTCTGGACCTGGGTCTGGCACCGGtggtaataacaataacaacagccacaacaacaacaataacaacaacaacaaagaACAGAAACCGAAAAAGCACAAGTGCAAACACTGCGGACTGGAGTGCACGGAAAAGGTGCAATACTGGAAGCACATTCGCACGCACATTAAACCTGAACAATTGTTGGAGTGCCCAAACTGCGAGTTCGCTACTGACTTGAAGCACCATTACGAATACCACCTGCTGAACCACACGGGTGCCAAGCCGTTCACGTGCCCAGACTGCGACTACAAGTGCGTGAGCAAGTCGATGCTCCAATCGCACCTCAAATCGCACTCGAACGTATTTCAGTTTCAGTGTTACGACTGTGGATACGCGTCCAAATACATGCATAGCCTCAAGCAGCACCTGAAGAAGCGCGACCACCGACCGGCCACTCCGCTCAACCCGGACGGTACTCCGAACCCGGACATCGTCATCGACGTGGTGGGCAACCGGCGGGGTCCTCGACAGAACAAGAAACAGAACCGACACAACCCGTATCAACAACAACACCAGCAACAGCCACCGCAGTCTATGACCGTGTGTTCGTCGCAGGACGATGGCGGCAGCAGCAGTGGCGGACACCCGTCACCGTACTCTATGCAACAGCTGTTGCAAATGCCCTCGTCCGGATGCGCTCAGGTCTCGTACCCGACCTCGGCCGAGTCGTTCATGTACTCGATGATCACCAAGCGGTCTATGGAGATGGTCGACTACCAGGCCGCCGAGTACATGGCCATTaagaacaacaacaataacaataactctTCGTCGGTCGACGACAAGATGGACATACAAcagcaccaccaccaccatcaccaacAACAGCAACATAACCACAATCACCATCATAAACGCGGGCACCAATACCATCCGGATGATGTGGTCAGTGCGGAATTGGCCGGAGGCAGCGGTAGCGGCGGCGATCGGACGCCCGAGCCACAACAGGCACCCGCGCTAACGGTTGTCGATCTATCGCCCCCACCCGCCTTGATTGTTGAGTCGGGACCGTTAAACTTGAGCAAAGACTCGGTGGCGCCTCGCGCCGCGGGTAGCAGCCGGCGCAAGGGGATCGCGTGCAAACTCGAGCGGCCGGCAGCCGAATCTCAGCCCAAGTCGATGCCGGTGCCAGTGGTGATGGTTCCGACACCACCGGTGGTTCCGATGGATTGCTGCAAAAGTGATTCCCGGGGAACAGCGGAGAATATTTCGCCGCCGATAAAGGAAGAGTTTTACCAACACTACcatcagcagcagcagcagcagcaactaCAGACGTCGTCGTCTTCCACGCCCGAAAAAGAAGACAAGGAAGACGAGACGCACGTGTGCCACCACTGTGACATAATATTCAAGGAGAACATCATGTACTCGATGCACATGGGATTCCACAGCTTCCGGGATCCATTCGCGTGCAACCTGTGTGGTGAGATAACGGCTGACAAGTTTTCGTTTTTCGCTCACATAGCACGCGTGCCGCACAGTTAG